The Candidatus Binatia bacterium genome window below encodes:
- a CDS encoding 3-hydroxyacyl-CoA dehydrogenase family protein, producing MSAKKIESIGVLGAGQMGLGIAQVAAKAGLKTVLVKATPGDTDPLKKKVEGAFGRDVDKGRMEAADRDAALGRLNVTTDFQQLGPCDLIIESILEDLPTKHDAFGRLDDICDEGTVFSSNTSTLGITEMAVKTKRPDRFLGVHFFNPAPAMKLVEIAPTISTDPDVTKAVHEVVAGMGKTPVLVKDSTGFVVNRLLVPYMIDAMHEWARGTASIQDIDTAMCNGAAHPMGPFTLADFIGLDVVFHMATNLLDEYQEARFAPPPVLRRMMLSGQLGRKTKLGFYDYSSKPAGVNPALTR from the coding sequence ATGAGCGCGAAGAAAATCGAGAGCATCGGCGTCCTCGGTGCCGGCCAGATGGGCCTCGGCATCGCCCAGGTTGCGGCGAAAGCGGGCCTCAAGACCGTCCTGGTCAAAGCCACGCCCGGCGACACCGACCCCCTGAAGAAAAAGGTCGAAGGCGCATTCGGCCGCGACGTCGACAAGGGTCGGATGGAAGCTGCCGACCGCGACGCGGCCCTCGGGCGCCTCAACGTCACGACCGACTTCCAGCAGCTCGGCCCATGCGACCTCATCATCGAGTCGATTCTCGAGGACCTGCCGACAAAGCACGACGCCTTCGGCCGCCTCGACGACATCTGCGACGAGGGCACCGTCTTCTCGAGCAACACGTCGACGCTCGGCATCACCGAGATGGCCGTGAAAACCAAGCGCCCGGACCGCTTCCTCGGCGTCCACTTCTTCAACCCGGCGCCTGCCATGAAGCTCGTGGAGATCGCCCCGACGATCTCGACCGACCCCGACGTCACCAAGGCCGTCCACGAAGTGGTTGCGGGCATGGGGAAGACCCCGGTTCTGGTCAAGGACTCGACCGGCTTCGTCGTAAACCGGCTTCTCGTGCCCTACATGATCGACGCCATGCACGAGTGGGCGCGCGGCACCGCATCCATCCAGGACATCGACACGGCGATGTGCAACGGAGCAGCCCACCCGATGGGGCCGTTCACGCTCGCAGACTTCATCGGGCTCGATGTGGTCTTCCACATGGCAACGAACCTCCTCGACGAGTACCAGGAGGCGCGCTTTGCTCCGCCTCCTGTCCTGCGTCGCATGATGTTGTCCGGTCAGCTCGGTCGTAAGACCAAGCTCGGCTTCTACGACTACAGCTCGAAGCCGGCCGGCGTGAATCCCGCGCTGACCCGCTGA
- a CDS encoding protein meaA: MERDRPWVMRTYSGHSSARASNELYRLNLSKGQTGLSVAFDLPTQTGYDSDEPLATGEVGKVGVPISHIGDMETLFSEIPLGDMNTSMTINATAAWLLALYVAAAERQGVDPKVLQGTTQNDIIKEYLSRGTYIFPPGPSLRLTSDIISYTVNEVPKWNPTNVCSYHLQEAGATPIQEVAYALAAALAILDTVRESGGVDAGALGRVVGRISFFVNSGMRFIEEMCKLRAFGQLWNELTEERYGVTDPKMRRFRYGVQVNSLGLTEPQPENNIQRIVLESLGVTLSRDARCRALQLPAWNEALGLPRPWDQQWSLRIQQILAFESDLLEYPDLFEGSVVVEEKVGQIKREAMAELQEILDRGGIVPAVESGWIKQRLVRSQFERLRRIETGEQVVVGVNKFQETAESPLAEKGAGSILTVDADAERTQIESLRAFRAARNQKDADAALQGLRDAATSGENLMPASIRAAHAGVTTGEWSGALREIFGSYRAPTGIAASGVSGTEAAPRLQMLRDRVQAFAKDIGRPPKVLIGKPGLDGHSNGAEQIAVACCDAGFEVIYGGIRLTPAEIIATACDEAVDLVGLSILSGSHLTLVPEVLDGLRDGGGQDIPLVLGGIVPDEDADTLRERGVARIYTPKDYDVLAIVDDMVNVVSERAAAA, encoded by the coding sequence GTGGAACGCGACCGTCCGTGGGTGATGCGCACCTACTCGGGCCACTCCAGTGCCCGGGCCAGCAACGAACTCTATCGTCTCAATCTGTCCAAGGGGCAGACGGGGCTTTCGGTGGCCTTCGACCTGCCCACGCAGACCGGGTACGACAGCGACGAACCGCTGGCGACCGGCGAGGTGGGCAAGGTCGGCGTGCCGATCAGCCACATCGGCGACATGGAGACGCTCTTCTCCGAGATCCCTCTCGGCGACATGAACACCTCCATGACGATCAACGCGACCGCCGCCTGGCTGCTCGCATTGTACGTCGCCGCGGCCGAGCGCCAAGGGGTCGACCCGAAGGTCCTCCAGGGCACCACGCAGAACGACATCATCAAGGAGTATCTCTCCCGCGGGACGTACATCTTCCCGCCCGGGCCGAGCCTCCGCCTGACGTCGGACATCATCAGCTACACGGTGAACGAGGTTCCCAAGTGGAACCCGACCAACGTCTGCAGCTACCACCTCCAAGAAGCCGGGGCGACGCCCATCCAGGAAGTCGCGTACGCGCTCGCCGCGGCCCTCGCGATTCTCGATACCGTGCGCGAGTCCGGTGGCGTCGATGCCGGCGCTTTGGGTCGCGTCGTGGGGCGCATCAGCTTCTTCGTGAACTCGGGCATGCGGTTCATCGAGGAGATGTGCAAGCTGCGCGCGTTCGGCCAGCTCTGGAACGAGCTCACTGAGGAGCGGTACGGCGTCACCGATCCGAAGATGCGCCGCTTCCGCTACGGCGTCCAGGTGAACTCGCTCGGGCTCACCGAGCCGCAGCCGGAGAACAACATCCAGCGCATCGTGCTGGAGTCCCTCGGTGTCACGCTTTCGCGCGACGCTCGTTGTCGAGCGCTCCAGCTTCCCGCGTGGAACGAGGCCCTCGGCCTTCCGCGGCCGTGGGATCAGCAGTGGAGCCTGCGTATCCAGCAGATCCTTGCGTTCGAATCCGATCTCCTCGAGTACCCCGACCTGTTCGAAGGCAGCGTGGTAGTCGAAGAGAAGGTGGGCCAGATCAAGCGCGAGGCGATGGCCGAACTCCAGGAGATCCTGGATCGAGGGGGCATCGTTCCCGCCGTCGAATCCGGCTGGATCAAGCAGCGCCTCGTGCGTTCGCAGTTCGAGCGCCTACGGCGGATCGAGACGGGCGAGCAAGTCGTCGTCGGTGTGAACAAGTTCCAGGAGACGGCGGAGTCGCCGTTGGCCGAGAAGGGCGCGGGCTCGATTCTCACGGTCGACGCCGACGCGGAACGCACACAGATCGAGTCGCTGCGTGCGTTTCGGGCGGCGCGCAACCAGAAAGATGCGGACGCCGCTCTCCAGGGACTCCGCGACGCGGCCACCAGTGGCGAGAACCTGATGCCGGCCTCGATTCGTGCCGCCCACGCGGGTGTCACGACAGGGGAATGGTCCGGTGCCCTCCGCGAGATCTTCGGCAGCTACCGCGCCCCCACCGGGATTGCGGCAAGCGGCGTCAGCGGGACCGAGGCGGCGCCGCGGCTTCAGATGCTGCGCGACCGGGTTCAGGCGTTCGCGAAGGACATCGGCCGCCCGCCGAAGGTGCTGATCGGCAAGCCGGGTTTGGACGGCCACTCCAACGGCGCCGAGCAGATCGCCGTCGCCTGCTGCGATGCCGGATTTGAAGTGATCTACGGCGGCATCCGTCTCACGCCCGCCGAGATCATTGCGACTGCCTGCGACGAAGCGGTCGATCTCGTCGGCCTGAGTATTCTGTCGGGGTCGCACCTCACGCTCGTACCGGAGGTCCTCGATGGTCTCCGTGACGGTGGGGGACAAGACATCCCGCTCGTCCTCGGCGGCATCGTCCCCGACGAGGATGCCGACACCCTGCGAGAGCGCGGTGTCGCGCGTATCTACACGCCCAAGGACTACGACGTCCTCGCCATCGTCGATGACATGGTGAACGTCGTTTCTGAACGCGCCGCCGCCGCATAG
- a CDS encoding helix-hairpin-helix domain-containing protein → MKAFWKTGKTLVRGRAVATAVALMLGLVLGLPSASMADAQVDLNEASLEELTSLPGIGPARARAIIERREEAPFDSADELSEVPGIGNALVDKLREHVQVGQPERQATSAKQKR, encoded by the coding sequence ATGAAGGCATTTTGGAAGACTGGAAAGACGCTCGTCCGAGGGCGCGCGGTTGCGACCGCGGTTGCGTTGATGCTCGGTTTGGTTCTCGGGCTGCCGAGCGCATCGATGGCGGACGCGCAGGTCGATCTGAACGAAGCGTCGCTCGAGGAGCTGACGTCGCTCCCGGGCATCGGGCCCGCGCGGGCCCGCGCGATCATCGAGCGGCGCGAGGAGGCGCCTTTCGACTCGGCGGACGAGTTGAGTGAGGTCCCCGGCATCGGGAATGCGTTGGTCGACAAGCTCCGTGAGCACGTCCAGGTCGGCCAGCCCGAGCGACAGGCGACGAGCGCGAAGCAGAAGCGCTGA
- a CDS encoding HAMP domain-containing sensor histidine kinase, with translation MSDPSLEARRELFIEGLLVRSALAGVFSFVAMIFAVFRLAPTTSTYPALAILAGLATINVPYWFVGKARRFPLSDFFPHWLVDILFLTVLIHYIGGADAPYATIMYYSLVLFAAVSESRRVAMRLAAASMLSFGTLVFLENIGVLAPVELWDHHLSAAAQVLAFGVSTAFILALAFVGGTLADHLKQSNAELRSAAAIAEEHNLELERRVAERTAELAAATQEIADLVHIVSHDLKNVAVGATETARQLATKEKDRLSDRGQVYVRHLLEDSRTLSRMLEDLLRLFRATDPSIETREWVDVDDIVRRVVRRLGPQMEQKNIEIRIGTMPRVFADHSKIRHIFDNLIDNACKYIGDEEAPRIEVEGMHLDGEVEYFVRDNGIGISERQRERVFQLYHRVPEPGATTGGPDGHGVGLAIVKRIVERYGGRIEVESALGQGSTFRVCLPGRDEASA, from the coding sequence ATGAGTGATCCGTCGCTTGAAGCTCGACGGGAGCTCTTTATCGAAGGGCTTCTCGTGCGGAGCGCGCTGGCGGGTGTCTTCTCGTTCGTCGCGATGATCTTCGCGGTTTTCCGTCTGGCACCGACGACGAGTACGTACCCGGCGCTCGCGATTCTGGCGGGGCTCGCGACGATCAACGTGCCGTATTGGTTCGTTGGGAAGGCCCGTCGGTTTCCGCTCTCCGATTTCTTCCCTCACTGGCTCGTTGACATCCTCTTCCTGACCGTCCTCATCCACTACATCGGGGGCGCAGACGCGCCGTACGCGACGATCATGTACTACTCGCTGGTCCTGTTCGCCGCGGTGAGTGAATCGCGGCGCGTCGCGATGCGGCTCGCTGCGGCTTCGATGCTCAGCTTCGGGACGCTGGTTTTTTTGGAGAACATCGGCGTCCTTGCCCCGGTCGAGCTTTGGGATCACCACCTTTCGGCGGCGGCCCAGGTGCTCGCGTTCGGCGTGAGTACCGCATTCATCCTCGCGCTCGCGTTCGTCGGGGGGACGCTCGCCGACCATTTGAAGCAGAGCAACGCCGAGCTTCGCTCCGCGGCGGCGATAGCCGAGGAGCATAATCTCGAGCTGGAGAGGCGCGTCGCGGAACGTACGGCGGAGTTGGCCGCGGCGACGCAGGAGATTGCCGACCTCGTCCACATCGTCTCGCACGACTTGAAGAACGTCGCCGTCGGCGCCACGGAGACCGCTCGGCAGCTTGCGACCAAGGAGAAGGATCGACTCTCGGACCGGGGCCAGGTGTATGTCCGCCATCTCCTCGAGGACTCCCGCACGCTCTCGCGGATGCTCGAGGACTTACTCCGACTCTTCCGCGCAACGGATCCGAGCATCGAGACCCGTGAATGGGTCGATGTCGACGACATTGTGCGGCGCGTCGTGCGGCGTCTGGGTCCTCAGATGGAGCAGAAGAACATCGAAATTCGTATCGGAACCATGCCCAGAGTTTTTGCCGACCACAGCAAGATCAGGCATATCTTCGACAACTTGATCGACAACGCCTGCAAATACATCGGCGACGAGGAGGCACCTCGGATCGAAGTCGAGGGCATGCATCTAGATGGAGAGGTCGAGTACTTCGTGCGCGACAATGGAATCGGTATCAGTGAACGTCAGCGAGAGCGGGTCTTTCAGCTCTACCACCGCGTCCCGGAACCCGGGGCCACCACCGGCGGTCCGGATGGCCACGGTGTGGGGCTCGCCATCGTGAAGAGGATCGTGGAGCGCTACGGCGGGCGGATCGAGGTCGAGAGCGCACTGGGGCAGGGCAGCACGTTTCGTGTGTGCCTCCCGGGCCGCGACGAGGCCAGCGCATGA
- a CDS encoding acyl-CoA/acyl-ACP dehydrogenase, which yields MSDSTDALNAALAARDQIRKVVDGAIEAGRKLTDGGKAVDDYQPHTERLAYLATEAAAVDALLDYAGKAGSKDPLAVESAAIFTAMVGSRVRAQAAEQAEAFGLSSSLLDETIDSGEHKAFIRAGLADGRIEAVGRQIIERQGVPDSWLEGEELRMTREAVRAFAQSEVAPIAQEVHLNDDLVPDSIISKMAELGFFGLAIPEEYGGQGMGNEAMILTTEELSAASLAAAGSLITRPEILTKALLAGGTEEQKEEWLPQIAAGKLLVAISVTEPDTGSDVASVKIKAEKGEQDGKPGYFISGAKAWCTFAGRAHVIAMLTRTDPDMSKGAKGLSLLVVPKDSFEGHSFTMEQPGGGSLEGQADRTPGYRGMHSYSMQLDRYFVPAGNLVGGEGRGFYLQMSGFAAGRLQTGGRATGLSQAAIQAAAIYANERGQFGKPIGEYGLTRYKLGRMAVELAAARQITYHAARIFDQDEGRALEPAMAKLFACDVAVRTTQEAQLLHGGWGYAEEFPICRYAIDALVLPIFEGVKPILELKVIGRTILA from the coding sequence ATGTCGGATTCCACGGACGCGCTGAACGCGGCGCTCGCTGCACGTGACCAGATTCGTAAGGTCGTTGACGGAGCCATCGAGGCTGGGCGAAAGCTGACCGATGGCGGCAAGGCGGTCGATGATTACCAGCCTCACACCGAGCGCTTGGCGTACCTGGCAACGGAGGCTGCGGCCGTAGACGCGTTGCTCGACTACGCGGGCAAGGCGGGCAGCAAGGATCCGCTGGCCGTGGAGTCTGCGGCGATCTTCACCGCGATGGTCGGCTCCCGTGTCCGAGCGCAGGCGGCGGAGCAGGCCGAGGCGTTTGGTCTTTCCTCTTCACTCCTCGATGAGACGATCGATTCGGGGGAGCACAAGGCGTTCATTCGCGCCGGTCTCGCCGACGGGCGGATCGAGGCGGTCGGGCGCCAGATCATCGAGCGTCAAGGAGTGCCCGACTCCTGGCTCGAGGGCGAAGAACTTCGGATGACGCGTGAGGCCGTTCGGGCCTTCGCCCAGAGCGAAGTCGCCCCGATCGCCCAGGAAGTCCATCTCAACGACGACCTCGTTCCCGATTCGATCATCTCGAAGATGGCCGAGTTGGGCTTCTTCGGCCTCGCGATTCCGGAGGAATACGGCGGCCAGGGCATGGGCAACGAGGCGATGATCCTCACGACTGAGGAGCTTTCCGCCGCATCATTGGCTGCCGCGGGGAGTCTCATCACGCGGCCGGAGATTCTCACCAAGGCGCTTCTTGCCGGCGGGACCGAAGAGCAGAAGGAGGAATGGCTGCCGCAGATTGCCGCGGGCAAGCTCCTGGTCGCGATCTCCGTCACGGAGCCCGACACCGGATCGGATGTCGCGTCGGTGAAGATCAAAGCGGAGAAGGGTGAGCAGGACGGTAAGCCCGGTTACTTCATCTCGGGTGCGAAGGCGTGGTGTACGTTCGCCGGTCGCGCCCACGTTATCGCGATGTTGACCCGCACCGATCCGGACATGAGCAAGGGGGCGAAGGGGCTTTCGCTGCTCGTCGTTCCGAAGGATTCGTTTGAAGGCCACAGCTTCACGATGGAGCAGCCCGGAGGCGGAAGCCTCGAGGGCCAGGCGGATCGCACGCCGGGCTACCGCGGGATGCACTCGTACTCGATGCAGCTGGATCGCTACTTCGTTCCGGCCGGGAACCTCGTCGGCGGCGAAGGGCGTGGCTTCTATTTGCAGATGAGCGGTTTCGCCGCGGGGCGTCTGCAGACCGGTGGTCGCGCAACCGGCCTGTCGCAGGCGGCGATCCAGGCGGCTGCGATCTACGCGAACGAGCGCGGGCAGTTCGGCAAGCCCATCGGCGAGTATGGGCTCACGCGGTACAAGTTGGGGCGCATGGCCGTCGAACTGGCCGCAGCGCGACAGATCACCTATCACGCGGCACGCATTTTCGATCAGGATGAGGGCCGGGCGCTCGAGCCGGCGATGGCGAAGCTCTTCGCCTGTGACGTCGCGGTGCGCACGACGCAGGAGGCCCAGTTGCTCCACGGAGGGTGGGGCTACGCCGAGGAGTTCCCGATCTGCCGCTATGCGATCGACGCGTTGGTGCTGCCGATCTTCGAGGGGGTGAAGCCCATCCTCGAGCTGAAGGTCATCGGCCGGACCATTCTCGCCTGA
- the mtnA gene encoding S-methyl-5-thioribose-1-phosphate isomerase, with translation MKKVRTVEWKKGRVVMLDQRLLPNREVYRLYKDPKEVIEAIRDLVVRGAPAIGVSAAMGLALGAQKLPQARFSKEFDKLCRAFAAARPTAVNLFWAIERMRRVVRENSRMSVDTLRNLLEAEALAVYREDLDANRRLSEFGAELLPSKGTILTHCNAGGLATAGIGTALGVILAARDAGKKLSVFADETRPVLQGARLTAWELKRARCPVTVITDNMAGHFMQKGAIDAVVVGTDRTAANGDVANKIGTYMVAVLAARHGIPFYVAAPTSSIDLACPNGTKIPIEERAPEEVSHFRGKPGVPKGVKVANPAFDVTPAKLVTAIITENGVAKSSYKRNLAKLVKASATSRPAGASKTRRRAAR, from the coding sequence ATGAAAAAAGTTCGCACCGTGGAATGGAAGAAGGGTCGCGTGGTCATGCTGGACCAGCGGCTCTTGCCGAATCGAGAAGTCTACCGCCTCTACAAAGATCCGAAGGAAGTGATCGAGGCGATTCGCGATCTGGTGGTCCGCGGCGCTCCTGCGATCGGCGTCTCCGCGGCCATGGGCCTGGCCCTCGGGGCTCAGAAATTGCCGCAAGCGCGGTTCTCGAAGGAGTTCGACAAGCTGTGTCGGGCCTTTGCCGCTGCGCGTCCGACGGCAGTGAACCTGTTCTGGGCAATCGAGCGCATGCGCCGGGTCGTCCGCGAGAACAGCCGCATGTCCGTCGACACGCTTCGGAACCTGTTGGAGGCCGAGGCTTTGGCGGTCTACCGAGAAGACCTCGATGCGAACCGCCGCCTGAGCGAGTTCGGCGCGGAGCTCCTCCCGTCGAAGGGAACCATCCTCACGCATTGCAACGCCGGCGGCCTCGCGACTGCGGGCATCGGTACCGCTCTTGGCGTGATTCTCGCGGCCCGCGATGCGGGGAAGAAGCTCTCGGTGTTCGCCGATGAAACCCGCCCGGTTCTCCAGGGCGCGCGCCTCACCGCATGGGAACTCAAGCGAGCCCGCTGCCCGGTCACCGTGATCACCGACAATATGGCCGGCCATTTCATGCAGAAGGGTGCGATCGACGCGGTCGTCGTGGGTACCGATCGCACGGCCGCCAACGGCGATGTGGCGAATAAGATCGGCACGTATATGGTGGCCGTTCTCGCGGCGCGGCACGGAATCCCGTTCTACGTTGCGGCGCCGACCAGTTCGATCGACCTCGCCTGTCCGAACGGTACGAAGATTCCGATCGAGGAACGCGCGCCGGAAGAGGTCAGCCACTTCCGCGGAAAGCCCGGGGTGCCCAAGGGCGTGAAGGTCGCGAACCCTGCCTTCGACGTGACGCCGGCGAAGCTCGTAACGGCCATCATCACCGAGAACGGTGTGGCGAAGTCGTCGTACAAGCGCAACCTCGCGAAGCTCGTGAAGGCGTCGGCCACGTCTCGGCCTGCCGGGGCATCCAAGACGCGTCGACGGGCCGCTCGGTAG
- a CDS encoding response regulator, producing MTGLPDESTRILVVEDNSRHAGLMRDEIEAEMPTATVRLVTTVAGAREALAEGQFDLCLLDFQLPDGDGLEVLRSIREDEREEAVVLVTTSTSPEVAVEAMKIGAEDYIVKEEGYVSILPFVIREVLERVRMRSAHAALERRLARAEHLASLNTLMAGIAHNLNNPLTTVRTFLELLPERYETDEEFRTEYYALVLTELKRIRALIQSMMQAVAIPLSGGEAPWPMPELLRELELYVQGSTTEKGIHYVARSGDDLPLVLAGREAVKQALVILLDNAMAFSPQGGSVEVSVRSTREPGGEARIHIEVSDGGEGVSEEHRTKIFEPFYSTRSGGLGIGLFVAQCVARAHGGSLEVAGRDPQGAVFTLRLPGA from the coding sequence ATGACGGGACTTCCGGACGAAAGCACGCGGATCCTCGTCGTCGAGGACAACTCGCGCCACGCCGGGCTCATGCGAGACGAGATCGAGGCGGAGATGCCGACCGCGACGGTTCGGCTGGTGACGACCGTCGCCGGCGCGCGTGAGGCGTTGGCAGAGGGCCAGTTTGATCTCTGCCTGCTCGACTTCCAGCTCCCGGATGGGGACGGTCTCGAGGTCCTACGGTCGATTCGTGAGGACGAGCGAGAGGAGGCTGTGGTTCTGGTCACGACGAGCACCTCGCCCGAGGTTGCCGTCGAGGCGATGAAGATTGGGGCAGAGGACTACATCGTGAAGGAAGAGGGATACGTCTCGATCCTGCCCTTCGTGATCCGAGAGGTTCTGGAGCGGGTTCGTATGCGCTCGGCTCACGCGGCTCTCGAACGTCGCCTCGCCCGTGCGGAACATCTCGCATCTCTCAACACGTTGATGGCCGGCATCGCCCACAACCTGAACAACCCGCTCACTACCGTTCGGACGTTTCTCGAGCTGCTCCCGGAACGATACGAGACCGACGAGGAGTTCCGAACCGAGTACTACGCCCTGGTCCTGACCGAGCTGAAGCGGATCCGCGCTCTGATCCAGAGCATGATGCAGGCGGTTGCGATCCCGCTTTCGGGCGGCGAGGCCCCGTGGCCGATGCCCGAGCTCCTGCGGGAGCTCGAGCTCTACGTTCAGGGGAGCACCACGGAGAAGGGGATCCACTACGTGGCCCGCAGTGGGGACGACTTGCCGTTGGTCCTCGCCGGCCGCGAGGCCGTGAAGCAGGCTCTGGTGATCCTGCTCGACAACGCGATGGCCTTTTCTCCGCAGGGAGGGAGCGTCGAGGTTTCGGTGCGCTCCACCCGAGAGCCGGGGGGCGAGGCGCGTATCCACATCGAAGTGTCGGATGGAGGGGAAGGGGTCTCGGAGGAGCATCGCACCAAGATCTTCGAACCGTTTTACTCGACGCGGTCGGGCGGGCTCGGGATCGGGCTGTTCGTCGCGCAGTGTGTCGCGCGTGCACACGGGGGCTCTCTGGAGGTCGCCGGACGGGATCCGCAGGGAGCGGTCTTCACGCTGCGGCTGCCGGGCGCCTGA
- a CDS encoding acyl carrier protein, whose amino-acid sequence MSQPKAHEAVIRALSIELQATSEEVRAAGSLRTDLGMDSIAVANILFALEEEFDCELDLDGVRRLDTVADIAEVLASAAA is encoded by the coding sequence ATGTCGCAGCCTAAGGCCCACGAGGCGGTGATCCGAGCGCTGTCGATCGAGTTGCAGGCGACCTCCGAGGAGGTGCGCGCTGCTGGCTCGCTGCGGACCGATCTCGGCATGGACTCGATCGCGGTGGCGAACATCCTCTTCGCGCTGGAAGAAGAATTCGATTGCGAGTTGGACCTCGACGGTGTGCGGCGGCTCGACACTGTGGCTGACATCGCCGAGGTTCTGGCGTCGGCGGCGGCCTGA
- a CDS encoding beta-ketoacyl-[acyl-carrier-protein] synthase family protein — translation MAVVITGMGCVTPIGIGLPAFSESLRSGVSGTGPLSAFDSSPYGCRVAAEVLDFRPADFMALREARSLPRVVQLGVAAARLAIDDARMPTWADAGRVGVLLGSSGGPGSYQFEQGLIFVERGLRRMNPMFPAYAHNGSIASECAIQFGAKGPVLTVSSACTSSTDAFGLARGLLEGRMVDVVLAGGTDAPLAPVLFAAFDRIGAMPRDFNDDPRTASRPFSADRSGFVLGEGAAVFVLERAESAKERGARIYAEVAGYGATCDAEDHFTQAESGDEAVRAIRQALDDAGVEPSEIDYVNAHGTATKQNDAFETRVLRRVLGESASSTPVSSTKSMVGHTLGACGAVELAATLVGMREGFVPPTINLDEPDPECDLDYVAHCARPARVDVALSTSFGFGSRNGAMVIRRHRDVAA, via the coding sequence ATGGCCGTGGTCATCACGGGCATGGGTTGCGTCACTCCGATTGGAATCGGGCTCCCTGCCTTTTCCGAATCTTTGCGCTCGGGCGTGTCCGGTACGGGGCCACTCTCCGCATTCGATTCGAGTCCGTATGGCTGTCGCGTCGCCGCGGAGGTCTTGGATTTCCGTCCGGCCGACTTCATGGCGTTGCGCGAGGCGCGGTCCCTGCCACGGGTCGTTCAACTCGGTGTCGCCGCGGCGCGTCTGGCGATCGACGACGCGCGCATGCCCACGTGGGCCGACGCCGGGCGCGTCGGCGTGTTGCTCGGCAGCAGCGGTGGGCCGGGCTCGTATCAGTTCGAGCAGGGGCTGATCTTCGTCGAGCGGGGGCTTCGGCGCATGAACCCGATGTTCCCGGCCTATGCGCACAACGGGTCGATCGCCTCCGAATGCGCGATTCAGTTCGGTGCAAAAGGCCCGGTCCTGACCGTTTCGAGTGCTTGCACTTCCAGCACCGACGCGTTCGGCCTCGCGCGTGGTCTTCTCGAAGGACGGATGGTCGATGTAGTGCTCGCGGGCGGTACCGATGCGCCCCTTGCTCCTGTTCTGTTCGCCGCGTTCGATCGCATCGGTGCGATGCCGCGAGATTTCAACGACGACCCGAGGACGGCTTCGCGCCCGTTCTCGGCTGATCGAAGTGGCTTCGTGTTGGGCGAGGGCGCAGCGGTCTTCGTTCTCGAGCGAGCCGAGTCGGCGAAGGAGCGAGGCGCTCGAATCTACGCGGAGGTCGCGGGATATGGCGCGACCTGTGACGCCGAAGATCACTTCACGCAAGCGGAGAGTGGGGACGAAGCGGTGCGTGCCATTCGGCAGGCACTCGATGATGCAGGGGTCGAGCCGTCCGAGATCGACTACGTGAACGCCCACGGGACCGCGACGAAGCAGAACGACGCCTTCGAGACCCGTGTGCTGCGGCGAGTCCTGGGTGAGTCGGCTTCGTCGACGCCGGTGAGTTCGACCAAGTCGATGGTTGGCCATACGCTGGGTGCGTGCGGCGCGGTCGAGTTGGCCGCGACCCTCGTCGGCATGAGGGAGGGGTTCGTGCCGCCGACGATCAACCTAGACGAGCCGGACCCCGAGTGTGATCTGGACTATGTGGCGCATTGCGCACGACCGGCTCGGGTCGACGTGGCATTGTCCACGAGTTTCGGCTTTGGCTCTCGCAACGGAGCCATGGTCATCCGACGGCATCGCGATGTCGCAGCCTAA
- a CDS encoding SRPBCC family protein, with the protein MAEAPQEYEVEIAANIDGCIEVLTDFEQYPVWSSPILEAKILTQHPDGRAHHVGFALDMRIRTLRYTLAYEYDLPSQISWSLLEGDLTNVSGSYRLEGTPQGHVIATCRQEIDLGFWVPGAIRRMAERQALRDSVLEFKTQAEQKHGLA; encoded by the coding sequence ATGGCCGAAGCGCCACAGGAATACGAAGTCGAGATCGCCGCCAACATCGACGGATGCATCGAGGTCCTGACCGACTTCGAGCAGTATCCCGTGTGGAGCTCGCCCATTCTCGAGGCAAAGATCCTCACGCAACACCCGGATGGACGCGCCCACCATGTCGGGTTCGCTCTGGACATGCGCATCCGGACCCTGCGGTACACGCTCGCCTACGAGTACGACCTGCCGTCGCAGATTTCGTGGAGCCTGCTGGAGGGCGACCTCACGAACGTGAGTGGCTCCTACCGACTCGAAGGTACGCCCCAGGGCCACGTCATCGCGACGTGCCGACAAGAGATCGATCTCGGCTTCTGGGTCCCCGGCGCGATCCGCCGCATGGCCGAGCGTCAGGCGCTTCGCGACTCCGTCCTCGAGTTCAAGACGCAGGCGGAACAGAAGCACGGACTCGCGTGA